One part of the Sphingopyxis sp. TUF1 genome encodes these proteins:
- a CDS encoding helix-turn-helix transcriptional regulator, whose product MIDDIRSDRFLRLPAVLSRTGLSRATLYRKIAAGTFPPQHKLAERCCGWRESEVDVWLRNPMTFTVADLERELA is encoded by the coding sequence ATGATCGACGACATCCGTTCCGACCGCTTTCTTCGCCTCCCCGCCGTCCTCAGCCGCACCGGCCTCAGCCGCGCTACACTCTACCGTAAGATCGCAGCCGGAACCTTCCCGCCGCAGCACAAGCTCGCAGAGCGCTGCTGCGGCTGGCGCGAGTCCGAAGTCGATGTCTGGCTCCGCAACCCGATGACCTTCACCGTCGCCGATCTCGAGCGCGAACTCGCCTGA
- a CDS encoding conjugal transfer protein TraD yields MRKPRDFDAELQALTDKAKALKTRKQSQLGELVIATGADALSIEQLAGALIEAAGSDAARKEVWRKSGAAFFRGDGARARKGAGRSAGCASASGAGAQPPSSEAGAA; encoded by the coding sequence ATGCGCAAACCGAGAGATTTCGATGCCGAACTCCAGGCGCTCACCGACAAGGCCAAGGCGCTCAAAACCAGAAAGCAAAGCCAGCTTGGCGAGCTGGTAATCGCAACAGGCGCCGATGCGCTGTCGATCGAGCAACTCGCGGGCGCGCTGATCGAAGCCGCTGGATCGGACGCCGCGCGAAAGGAGGTGTGGCGCAAAAGCGGTGCGGCCTTCTTTCGCGGAGATGGCGCCCGCGCTCGCAAAGGCGCTGGCCGGAGCGCGGGCTGCGCTTCGGCGAGCGGTGCAGGCGCGCAACCGCCTTCAAGCGAAGCGGGCGCGGCATGA
- a CDS encoding MucR family transcriptional regulator: MEDSEMLVTLTADIVAAHVSNNSVAISDIPLVIRSVHEALASLWSKAEPEPEPQQPAVSVRSSVKPDHIVCLEDGKKLKMLRRHLMTHYGMTPEDYRAKWNLPKDYPMVAPNYSERRRVLAKEIGLGSKGRGGGRKPAPRTKAKAK, from the coding sequence ATGGAAGATAGTGAAATGCTGGTCACGCTGACCGCCGATATTGTCGCGGCCCACGTCAGCAACAACAGCGTTGCCATATCGGATATCCCGCTGGTCATCCGCTCGGTGCACGAAGCGCTCGCCAGTCTGTGGTCCAAGGCCGAGCCCGAACCCGAACCGCAGCAGCCCGCCGTGTCGGTGCGCTCGTCGGTGAAACCCGACCATATCGTCTGCCTCGAAGACGGCAAAAAGCTCAAGATGCTGCGCCGTCATTTGATGACGCACTATGGCATGACGCCGGAAGACTATCGCGCGAAATGGAACCTGCCGAAGGACTATCCGATGGTCGCGCCGAACTATTCGGAACGCCGGCGCGTACTCGCCAAGGAAATCGGCCTCGGCAGCAAGGGCCGTGGTGGCGGCCGCAAGCCTGCGCCGCGGACTAAAGCGAAGGCCAAATAG
- a CDS encoding conjugal transfer protein TraD: MKRRERTRQLIELGGLVAKADLIELTGDDRAVILGLLVEAAGTLRGERREDQLLLWRRRGRRAFGVADPA; this comes from the coding sequence GTGAAGCGCCGCGAGCGCACGCGCCAGCTGATCGAGCTGGGTGGGCTCGTTGCCAAGGCCGATCTGATCGAGCTCACCGGCGACGATCGCGCGGTCATTCTCGGGCTGCTGGTCGAAGCCGCCGGCACGCTGCGCGGCGAACGACGCGAGGACCAATTGTTGCTCTGGCGGCGGCGGGGGCGGCGCGCCTTCGGTGTTGCCGATCCCGCCTAG
- a CDS encoding CBASS cGAMP synthase gives MGVNAHRAFENSGSESYRKNLNPYPEHIEELRDARNKIRATLTSAFANWEKRIDAGILFEDVAVASFAEGFAKPRLSPKFRGQGSYVYHTLNRPTHNPPQEMDFDDGMFLPSSFITLNGHAHPIVASEGYFQLVEEALVPLCRSEGWTLNPDRPRPSCVRVSLNNKRSHIDIALYAIPDDEFEVLVEKAARSAHSSFGDSAQASAILFDEIYKTITLDRIMLAHRDEGWKISDPRKLEDWFLAAVKRHGEQVRRLSRYLKGWRDHRWEKCRLSSIALMACVVRYFEEAGASVPSRDDASLAELTRKLPQYLRGEIRNPVVEGRLDEGWDDDNAPLRSGFVQCAEQLRDDVAAALAATDRTSAKDRLCRIFGMHFPDDLALIEIEGGSSAAILSSGVLGSLGAASDAQSAVKIGGDERFG, from the coding sequence ATGGGTGTAAACGCACACAGGGCATTCGAGAATAGCGGCTCGGAAAGTTATCGCAAAAATCTCAACCCCTATCCCGAGCATATCGAGGAATTGCGCGATGCCCGCAATAAGATCAGGGCCACTTTGACATCGGCTTTCGCAAATTGGGAGAAACGGATCGACGCCGGCATCCTGTTTGAGGATGTGGCGGTAGCATCCTTTGCCGAGGGCTTCGCCAAGCCGAGACTTTCCCCGAAATTCCGCGGACAGGGCAGCTATGTCTATCACACGCTGAACCGGCCGACGCATAATCCGCCGCAGGAAATGGATTTCGACGACGGCATGTTCCTGCCGTCGTCCTTCATCACCCTCAACGGCCATGCGCATCCGATCGTTGCGAGCGAAGGCTATTTTCAGCTCGTCGAGGAAGCGCTCGTCCCGCTCTGTCGCAGCGAAGGATGGACGCTGAACCCTGACCGCCCTCGTCCCTCCTGCGTACGGGTATCGCTGAACAACAAGCGTTCGCACATCGATATCGCCCTCTATGCAATCCCGGACGATGAGTTCGAGGTTCTCGTGGAGAAAGCCGCCCGATCGGCGCACAGCTCGTTCGGCGATTCCGCCCAGGCCAGCGCAATCCTGTTTGACGAGATCTACAAAACGATAACGCTCGACCGGATCATGCTCGCGCACCGTGACGAAGGCTGGAAAATTTCCGATCCGCGCAAACTTGAAGACTGGTTCCTCGCGGCCGTCAAAAGGCACGGTGAGCAGGTCCGCCGCCTGTCGCGCTATCTTAAGGGGTGGCGCGATCATCGGTGGGAGAAATGTCGCCTGAGCTCGATCGCGCTCATGGCCTGCGTCGTTCGCTACTTCGAGGAGGCGGGAGCCTCCGTGCCATCCCGCGACGACGCCAGCCTTGCCGAACTCACGCGCAAATTGCCGCAGTATCTGCGTGGCGAAATCCGCAATCCCGTCGTGGAAGGTCGTCTCGACGAAGGGTGGGACGATGACAACGCGCCGCTGCGCAGCGGGTTCGTGCAGTGCGCCGAACAGCTTCGTGACGATGTCGCCGCTGCGCTCGCTGCGACCGACAGAACCAGTGCGAAGGACCGGCTCTGCCGCATTTTCGGCATGCATTTCCCTGACGATCTGGCATTGATCGAGATCGAGGGCGGAAGTTCGGCCGCAATCCTTTCGTCGGGGGTCCTGGGTTCGCTCGGAGCTGCAAGCGACGCCCAGTCTGCGGTCAAGATCGGCGGCGATGAGCGCTTCGGATAG
- a CDS encoding Mov34/MPN/PAD-1 family protein codes for MLTYEIGTSGQSLRFTEAVLDHFDAYRQLLPGSREAGGHLFARVEGNLIEIVHASGPEPKDLRSRLLFAFRKKAAQRIIDARFEKGEHYVGDWHTHPEDIPSPSGIDQTTMASRFKRSDHGLRSMIFCIVGRRPFPEGLAVLVHNGVLGVRLASASG; via the coding sequence ATGCTGACCTATGAGATCGGGACATCGGGTCAGAGCCTGCGCTTTACCGAGGCGGTGCTCGACCATTTCGACGCCTATCGCCAGCTGTTACCAGGTAGCCGCGAGGCCGGGGGCCATCTTTTCGCGCGCGTCGAAGGCAACCTCATCGAGATTGTTCATGCCTCGGGTCCCGAGCCCAAGGATCTGCGTAGCAGGCTTCTATTCGCGTTCCGCAAAAAGGCGGCCCAGCGGATCATCGACGCGCGTTTTGAGAAGGGCGAACATTATGTCGGTGACTGGCATACCCATCCAGAAGATATCCCCAGCCCCTCCGGCATCGATCAGACTACGATGGCTAGCCGCTTCAAACGCTCAGACCACGGGCTGCGAAGCATGATCTTCTGCATCGTTGGCCGCAGACCCTTCCCCGAGGGCCTTGCTGTTCTCGTTCATAATGGTGTTTTGGGGGTGCGCTTGGCGTCCGCTTCTGGCTGA
- a CDS encoding ThiF family adenylyltransferase, with translation MEQFLAESLGVDAISAVADDVIETYRDVGHPFVKGWEFSCDFDGAIVGLRVLLGEDFPFGAPRIGIAEPHEVRGAHIERASLLCLPPGQIVAWDRPADALGELLAQAEAVVASALAGDGGADETRREIIAYWARDRTQGIARGFLDPAGGSRRIFRFDDGKRIRLFDNRGSAKDYIENNGGRLKPTQFGKSAYLVRLARPPRVTELPNDVGDLARLLLDQGGADLDELARLLAKEKATVVLAFADDNGHGFIGVEVPKLGYQRDAPLQLAFITARDKAQPVGRLRILRGDPDWIFGRDGNPDVAALQTKSVVMIGAGSLGSYIAQQLASSGVGTIRILDPEILMFENISRHILGTEAVGTFKAEALALRLQCQFRTSDIKGQAIRWQEWIERDKDALKDADLVITTIGDWAQEVHLADYLQNNPGDAAAMFAWLEPHAIAAHAIMLRGPQPCFCCGFDTQAELDRRMSDWPRPTRREIPLCGGHFQPYGATALGGHAAAIAETAIKFLLERVEAPAHLLRSAGDPAAFDGSWRDWWTDACGGQDADHRQMLLPWPQKDGCPMCAAPPC, from the coding sequence GTGGAGCAATTCCTTGCGGAGTCGCTCGGCGTAGATGCCATATCGGCGGTCGCCGACGACGTTATCGAAACCTATCGTGACGTTGGTCATCCCTTCGTCAAAGGGTGGGAATTTTCCTGTGATTTCGACGGCGCTATAGTTGGCCTGCGCGTCCTCCTCGGCGAAGATTTCCCCTTCGGCGCACCGCGCATCGGTATTGCCGAACCCCATGAAGTCAGGGGCGCGCATATCGAGCGCGCATCCTTGCTTTGCCTGCCGCCCGGGCAAATCGTAGCATGGGATCGACCGGCCGATGCGCTCGGCGAACTTCTGGCACAGGCCGAAGCCGTGGTTGCGAGCGCGCTCGCGGGCGATGGCGGTGCTGACGAAACGCGCCGCGAGATCATCGCCTACTGGGCGCGCGATCGGACGCAGGGCATCGCCCGGGGCTTCCTCGATCCCGCGGGCGGGTCGCGGCGGATTTTCCGGTTCGACGATGGCAAGCGGATTCGGCTTTTCGACAATCGCGGCAGCGCCAAAGACTATATCGAAAACAACGGCGGCAGACTCAAGCCGACCCAATTCGGAAAGTCCGCCTATCTGGTGCGGCTCGCGCGCCCTCCGCGCGTTACCGAACTTCCCAATGACGTCGGCGACCTGGCGCGATTGCTGCTCGATCAAGGGGGTGCCGACCTCGACGAACTTGCCCGGCTCCTAGCCAAAGAGAAGGCGACCGTCGTTCTCGCCTTCGCCGACGATAACGGTCACGGTTTCATCGGGGTCGAGGTTCCCAAGCTCGGCTATCAGCGGGATGCGCCTCTTCAACTCGCTTTCATAACCGCACGCGACAAGGCGCAGCCTGTCGGGCGCCTCCGCATCCTCCGCGGAGATCCAGACTGGATATTCGGACGCGATGGCAATCCCGATGTCGCGGCCCTCCAGACCAAAAGCGTGGTCATGATCGGGGCGGGTTCTCTCGGCTCCTATATCGCGCAGCAACTTGCCTCGTCGGGGGTCGGCACCATCCGGATTCTCGATCCGGAAATCCTCATGTTCGAGAATATATCGCGCCATATCCTCGGCACCGAGGCGGTCGGCACCTTCAAGGCGGAAGCGCTGGCGCTTCGCCTGCAGTGCCAGTTTCGCACTTCGGACATCAAGGGCCAAGCGATCAGATGGCAAGAATGGATCGAGCGGGACAAGGATGCGTTGAAAGACGCCGATCTTGTCATCACGACGATCGGCGACTGGGCACAGGAAGTGCATCTTGCAGACTATCTCCAGAATAATCCCGGCGATGCCGCCGCGATGTTCGCGTGGCTCGAGCCCCATGCGATCGCCGCGCACGCCATCATGCTGCGCGGACCGCAGCCTTGCTTTTGCTGCGGGTTCGATACCCAAGCCGAGCTGGACCGACGGATGTCCGACTGGCCACGGCCTACGCGTCGCGAAATCCCGCTCTGCGGGGGTCATTTCCAGCCTTATGGCGCGACAGCACTCGGCGGCCACGCCGCCGCGATCGCGGAAACCGCGATCAAATTTCTGCTGGAACGGGTCGAGGCGCCGGCGCATCTCCTGCGCAGCGCAGGCGATCCAGCCGCGTTCGATGGAAGCTGGCGCGACTGGTGGACGGACGCCTGTGGCGGACAGGACGCGGATCACCGCCAGATGCTCCTTCCATGGCCGCAGAAGGACGGGTGCCCGATGTGTGCAGCGCCGCCATGCTGA
- a CDS encoding excalibur calcium-binding domain-containing protein encodes MARRWNNRGRKHRRVSGAHILLGAGLAGALVGVGSIGATSVGRDQLLAVASDVSVAAGLARERAPQSGDHWRRCDDARAAGTAPIYRGEPGYREGLDADNDGIACEPYRGR; translated from the coding sequence ATGGCGAGGCGCTGGAACAATCGCGGACGAAAGCACCGCCGCGTGTCGGGTGCGCATATCCTGCTCGGCGCCGGTTTGGCGGGCGCGCTTGTCGGCGTCGGCTCGATCGGCGCGACGTCCGTGGGGCGCGATCAACTTCTCGCGGTTGCAAGCGATGTCAGCGTGGCCGCGGGTCTTGCGCGCGAGCGCGCCCCGCAATCAGGCGACCATTGGCGCCGATGCGATGATGCCCGCGCTGCCGGAACGGCGCCGATCTACCGCGGCGAACCTGGCTACCGCGAAGGCCTCGATGCCGACAACGACGGCATCGCTTGCGAACCTTATCGCGGGCGATAG
- a CDS encoding iron dicitrate transport regulator FecR → MTQEKVERQDLCAGFTSADIERRLRIALGKTSARQADIFMGVRFDEAPYEKLAARHGITVDEVTADFARALRMWSRCLNARFPHLVWPWL, encoded by the coding sequence ATGACACAGGAGAAAGTCGAACGGCAGGACCTCTGCGCCGGGTTCACCAGTGCGGACATCGAGCGGCGGCTCCGGATCGCGCTTGGCAAGACGAGTGCGCGGCAGGCCGACATCTTCATGGGCGTCCGCTTCGACGAAGCGCCATATGAGAAACTTGCAGCCCGGCACGGTATCACCGTCGATGAGGTCACCGCCGACTTTGCCCGCGCGCTGCGTATGTGGTCGCGCTGCCTCAATGCGCGGTTCCCGCATCTTGTCTGGCCGTGGCTTTAA
- the traA gene encoding Ti-type conjugative transfer relaxase TraA, translated as MAIYHFSAKVISRAVGSSAVAAAAYRSADRLHDERLGRSHDFSNKAGVVHSEVLLPDGAPERWQDREKLWNDVEAAEVRKDAQLAREIEFAIPREMTEGQGIELARDFVAREFIARGMIADLNVHWDIGADGLAKPHAHVMLTMREIRIGDDGEASFGAKVRDWNRTELLTHWREAWANHVNERLATHDIDARVDHRTLETQGIDLEPQHKIGPAASRMVAEGLEADRYGEHIEIARSNGDKIIADPSIALDAIIHRQATFTTRDLAMFAHRHSDGKAQFDAVMAAVKSSPELVALGKDGRGENRFTSRSMIETERRLERATATLDARRNHGVAERHRERAVANASARGLDLSAEQRGALEHVTSARGISNVIGYAGTGKSAMLGVAREAWGVAGYQVQGAALSGIAAEGLEQGSGIASRTLASLELQWAKDRDRLTDKHVLIIDEAGMVGTRQLERVISEAERQGAKVVLVGDTQQLQAIEAGAAFRATAERHGAVEIMDIRRQQEEWQREATRELATGKTGEAIGRYAEAGHLHAADTREAARTELVDAWERDRQVHPAANRIILTHTNDEVGLLNEAVRERLRTSGALANEIALRVERGGRRFAIGDRVMFLKNERELGVKNGSLGTVQNVNQFRMAVMLDDGRAVAFDLKDYAHVDHGYAATIHKAQGMTVDRVQVLATPEVDSHSTYVALSRHRERMDLYYGRDDFASQNKLVRVASRERGKDMASDYRVAPTAPTATPKRSIFHGVKLTRPIDLDGAGNAPMRPAPAIESAAKPVKQIAAPTPELDPLDAKLGAAVARHGRIVRTLLFLRSVGEPRAAEHASELTGSRAALNERIPNGALHLESAFAADRQLIEQSANGKTQNAIRAMQLESEMAKSPAMRADRFVERWQVLDRQRRQLIRNYEDNRANKVADRMIGMAKGLERDPQVESILRNRKAALNLPDVLKKSVGQSLADIVGSGRTRGIGIGM; from the coding sequence ATGGCGATCTATCATTTCTCCGCAAAAGTCATTTCGCGCGCGGTTGGCAGCAGCGCGGTCGCCGCGGCTGCCTATCGTTCGGCCGATCGGCTGCACGACGAACGCCTCGGTCGCAGCCATGATTTCTCCAATAAGGCCGGCGTCGTCCACAGCGAAGTTCTGCTGCCCGACGGAGCACCCGAACGCTGGCAGGATCGCGAAAAGCTCTGGAACGATGTGGAGGCCGCGGAAGTTCGCAAGGACGCGCAGCTTGCCCGCGAGATCGAGTTCGCGATTCCCAGGGAGATGACGGAGGGGCAGGGGATCGAGCTTGCCCGCGACTTCGTGGCCCGTGAGTTCATTGCGCGCGGCATGATCGCCGACCTCAATGTCCATTGGGACATTGGCGCCGACGGGCTCGCCAAACCCCACGCGCACGTCATGCTGACGATGCGCGAGATCAGGATCGGCGATGACGGCGAAGCAAGCTTTGGGGCGAAGGTGCGCGACTGGAACCGCACCGAGCTTTTGACCCATTGGCGCGAGGCCTGGGCCAATCATGTGAATGAACGCCTGGCGACGCATGATATCGACGCACGCGTCGATCATCGCACCCTGGAAACGCAGGGCATTGACCTTGAACCGCAGCACAAGATCGGCCCTGCTGCCTCGCGCATGGTGGCCGAAGGGCTGGAGGCCGATCGATACGGCGAGCATATCGAGATCGCCCGCTCGAACGGCGACAAAATCATCGCTGACCCATCGATCGCGCTCGACGCGATCATTCACCGGCAGGCGACGTTCACGACGCGCGACCTCGCCATGTTCGCGCATCGGCACAGCGACGGCAAGGCGCAGTTCGATGCGGTGATGGCGGCGGTGAAGTCGTCGCCCGAGCTTGTCGCGCTCGGCAAGGATGGGCGGGGGGAAAACCGGTTCACGTCGCGGTCGATGATCGAGACCGAGCGGCGGCTCGAACGCGCGACCGCGACGCTCGACGCACGCCGCAACCATGGTGTTGCCGAGCGCCATCGCGAACGAGCGGTTGCGAACGCTTCGGCGCGTGGGCTCGACCTATCGGCCGAGCAGCGTGGTGCACTTGAGCATGTCACCAGTGCGCGCGGTATCAGCAATGTCATTGGCTACGCCGGGACGGGCAAAAGTGCGATGCTCGGCGTCGCGCGAGAAGCGTGGGGGGTAGCGGGCTATCAGGTGCAGGGTGCCGCCCTATCAGGCATAGCCGCCGAGGGTCTCGAACAGGGTTCAGGCATTGCGTCGCGCACGCTCGCCAGCCTCGAACTTCAATGGGCTAAGGATCGCGATCGACTGACGGACAAGCATGTCCTCATTATCGACGAGGCAGGAATGGTCGGCACGCGCCAGCTCGAACGCGTCATATCGGAGGCGGAACGGCAGGGTGCAAAGGTCGTCCTCGTCGGCGATACGCAGCAGTTGCAGGCGATAGAAGCGGGCGCGGCGTTCCGCGCGACTGCCGAGCGCCACGGCGCTGTCGAGATCATGGACATCCGCCGCCAGCAGGAGGAGTGGCAGCGCGAGGCGACGCGCGAGCTCGCCACCGGGAAAACCGGCGAGGCGATCGGGCGTTACGCCGAGGCGGGGCATCTCCACGCCGCCGACACCCGCGAAGCGGCGCGCACCGAGCTCGTCGATGCTTGGGAGCGTGATCGGCAGGTGCATCCGGCGGCAAACCGGATCATTCTTACCCACACCAACGACGAAGTCGGCCTGCTCAACGAGGCGGTGCGCGAGCGGTTGCGGACGAGCGGGGCGCTAGCGAATGAGATTGCGCTTCGCGTCGAACGGGGCGGGCGCCGCTTCGCGATCGGCGACCGGGTCATGTTCCTGAAGAATGAGCGCGAGCTTGGTGTGAAGAACGGCTCGCTGGGCACGGTACAGAACGTCAACCAGTTCCGCATGGCGGTGATGCTCGACGACGGGCGGGCCGTTGCATTCGATCTGAAGGACTATGCCCATGTCGATCATGGCTATGCCGCGACGATCCACAAGGCGCAGGGGATGACCGTCGATCGGGTGCAGGTGCTCGCGACGCCGGAGGTAGACAGCCACTCGACTTACGTCGCGCTGTCCAGGCACCGCGAGCGCATGGATCTATATTATGGCCGCGACGATTTTGCGAGCCAGAACAAGCTTGTTCGTGTCGCGTCACGCGAACGCGGCAAGGATATGGCGAGCGATTATCGGGTAGCGCCAACGGCGCCAACCGCGACGCCTAAGCGCAGCATTTTCCACGGCGTGAAATTGACGCGGCCGATTGATCTGGATGGGGCCGGCAATGCGCCGATGCGGCCGGCGCCCGCGATCGAATCCGCGGCCAAGCCGGTGAAGCAAATTGCGGCGCCGACTCCTGAACTCGACCCGCTCGACGCCAAGCTCGGCGCCGCGGTCGCGCGTCACGGCAGGATCGTGCGGACCCTGCTGTTTCTTCGGTCGGTCGGCGAGCCACGTGCAGCCGAGCACGCCTCAGAACTGACTGGCAGCCGTGCTGCTCTCAATGAGCGCATCCCGAACGGCGCGCTCCATCTGGAATCGGCGTTCGCGGCCGATCGGCAGCTGATCGAACAGTCCGCGAACGGGAAAACGCAGAACGCCATCCGCGCGATGCAGCTGGAATCTGAGATGGCAAAGAGCCCGGCCATGCGCGCCGACCGGTTCGTCGAACGCTGGCAGGTGCTTGATCGGCAGCGGCGCCAGCTCATCCGGAACTATGAAGACAACAGGGCAAACAAGGTCGCCGATCGCATGATCGGCATGGCGAAAGGTCTCGAGCGCGATCCCCAGGTCGAGAGCATCCTCAGAAACCGCAAGGCCGCACTAAATCTGCCGGACGTTCTCAAGAAGAGCGTCGGGCAGAGCCTTGCCGACATAGTCGGCTCCGGGCGCACCCGGGGGATCGGAATAGGGATGTGA
- a CDS encoding DUF736 domain-containing protein yields MAAIGFVNGTIDKGFVGQLKTLSIRAAIEIRTNPSKNGDVQPDYRVYSEGVEIGAGWVRIGEASGKPFVSLTLAAPEFGPRRIYANLGRAAGQDSDDAYAIIWNPDN; encoded by the coding sequence ATGGCAGCTATCGGCTTTGTGAACGGCACCATCGACAAAGGCTTCGTGGGCCAGCTGAAAACCCTCTCGATCCGCGCGGCGATCGAGATCCGCACCAATCCCTCGAAGAACGGCGACGTTCAGCCCGACTACCGGGTCTATTCCGAAGGCGTCGAGATCGGTGCCGGCTGGGTCCGCATCGGCGAGGCATCGGGCAAGCCCTTTGTGTCGCTGACCCTGGCAGCCCCCGAGTTCGGGCCGCGGCGCATTTACGCCAACCTCGGACGCGCTGCCGGCCAGGACAGCGACGACGCCTATGCGATCATCTGGAACCCCGACAACTGA
- a CDS encoding HEPN domain-containing protein produces the protein MRSDIDHLPPHKQRELERIVQIIFEEFEDALAFATQGWKKKGRISKIILYGSYARGGWVDEPHTAKGYQSDYDLLIIVSDKRLTDRVEYWAKLDDRLIREFGVTKTLRTPVNFIVHSLDEVNAGLSHGRYFFMDVARDGIALYQDHDSELAEPKPMTPHAALDMAREYFDEWFPSGAQFLHHYRSASAEGWLNNAAFQLHQAAERYYHCVLLVCRFYTPHVHNLGFLRTQAERIDPRLIDAWPREDRKDRARFEKLKDAYVKARYSKHYKITEEELAWLGERVEQLAVIVETICNERIAELEKTARAAG, from the coding sequence ATGCGCAGCGACATCGATCACCTTCCCCCGCACAAGCAGCGCGAGCTTGAGCGCATCGTGCAGATCATCTTCGAGGAGTTCGAGGATGCGCTGGCGTTCGCCACCCAGGGATGGAAGAAGAAGGGCCGCATATCCAAGATCATCCTCTACGGCAGCTATGCGCGCGGCGGCTGGGTCGACGAGCCGCACACCGCCAAGGGCTATCAGTCGGACTATGATCTGCTCATCATCGTTAGCGACAAGCGGCTTACCGATCGCGTCGAATATTGGGCGAAGCTCGACGACCGGCTGATCCGCGAATTTGGGGTCACCAAGACGCTGCGCACGCCGGTCAACTTCATCGTCCACAGTCTCGACGAGGTGAACGCGGGCCTCAGTCACGGGCGCTATTTCTTCATGGACGTCGCGCGCGACGGCATCGCGCTTTATCAGGACCATGACAGCGAGCTTGCCGAGCCGAAGCCGATGACGCCGCACGCCGCGCTCGATATGGCGCGGGAGTATTTTGACGAGTGGTTTCCGAGCGGCGCGCAGTTTCTCCATCATTATCGCAGCGCTTCGGCGGAAGGCTGGCTAAACAATGCGGCCTTTCAGCTTCATCAGGCGGCGGAGAGATATTATCACTGCGTTTTGTTGGTATGCAGATTCTACACCCCCCACGTTCACAATCTCGGCTTCTTGCGTACGCAGGCCGAACGAATTGATCCGCGATTAATTGATGCTTGGCCCCGCGAAGATCGCAAAGATCGCGCGCGCTTCGAGAAGCTCAAGGATGCCTATGTGAAGGCGCGCTACTCGAAGCATTACAAGATCACCGAAGAGGAACTCGCATGGCTTGGCGAGCGCGTCGAGCAGCTCGCCGTCATCGTCGAAACCATCTGTAACGAACGCATCGCCGAACTGGAAAAAACCGCCCGCGCGGCGGGATAG